A region from the Alosa sapidissima isolate fAloSap1 unplaced genomic scaffold, fAloSap1.pri scaffold_430_ctg1, whole genome shotgun sequence genome encodes:
- the LOC121700848 gene encoding pre-mRNA-processing factor 17-like, which yields MHSMPAVTLSPNGKWLACQSMDNQILIFGAQNRFRLNKKKIFKGHMVAGYACQVDFSPDMSYVVSGDADGKLNIWDWKTTKLYHRIKAHDKVCISALWHPHETSKVITCGWDGQIKLWD from the exons ATGCACTCTATGCCAGCTGTTACACTCTCACCCAATG ggAAGTGGCTGGCCTGCCAGTCCATGGACAACCAGATCCTGATTTTCGGCGCCCAGAACCGCTTCCGGCTCAACAAGAAGAAGATCTTCAAGGGACACATGGTGGCAGGGTACGCCTGCCAAGTGGACTTCTCCCCCGACAtgag TTATGTGGTGTCGGGTGATGCGGACGGGAAGCTGAACATCTGGGACTGGAAGACCACCAAGCTGTACCACCGCATCAAAGCGCACGACAAGGTGTGCATCAGCGCCCTGTGGCACCCCCACGAGACCTCCAAGGTCATCACCTGCGGCTGGGACGGACAGATCAAACTCTGGGACTAG